A part of Rhopalosiphum maidis isolate BTI-1 chromosome 3, ASM367621v3, whole genome shotgun sequence genomic DNA contains:
- the LOC113558435 gene encoding latrophilin Cirl isoform X1, whose protein sequence is MARLSSANVKLVFFLLTVLFPVTLAKVQFIDTSRYDTVYACEGKPLKLECKDGEIIHLDRAIYGRYSITVCNDHGNTDWSVNCMSTNTLPLLQARCNEKRNCSIQANTSLFSDPCPGTMKYLEAQYHCVPASLSTTTLRPNPPWLITSQPSVWNADKLLTLKPATPIPPILSSPQLDDIVGSSVEEEPVSVSITTTSTTTAATPEVSIVVNNFKENNSKTDNEQHLQSTGAITTEWIVPTSDLPPQLSIIDVEGMDDRLSFSCPPETSRSLFWNWTKSGEEAVQPCPGGAAGLARWRCQTYIKGVTFRSPPTPDLSECRSVWLSSLEGRLHQGDSIISIANDLSQVTDSKPLYGGDMMTTTKMLRDVAQKMEKDMVTFPDKQQQEAMVTDLLQCVVRIGSNLLNASQYPSWKDLTFSEQMRVATSLLIGLEENSFLLADIMMKEKTITHSVQNILLSVRVIATQNVDTEVFPHSYSSNTGFFMNNTWLQLHRTALLENSEAGFIRLVYIAFDSLENILQPQSANGVRIINSKIISASLGKGKHIQLHQPVKLCFQHLQIDNVSNPTCVFWDYTENGWSEEGCSVIYSNQTHTLCKCNHLTNFAILMDLKNSGSEPLSIASNNMVMYISCIFSGICFLLAAITLQLTVKSNRTVILKNVFFCLFLVECFFMFGITQENIVFICTIMAAILHILLLCSFTWTLIEGFHLYATLIEAFDSEKLQMRLYYLVGYGVPLTVVIVACYMDNTYIYNTNNSFCLQANTIIIYSIMFVVSVNLVFLCLSLYIIKSNSSMMSVKCKENVKITSLKMWLKSAILLFVFITSTWTLAFLYIASYSTFMLYLFSAVNCSQGLLIIILYCIKNNSVYKVFSELTIISFLPWQCCLINSTPELNLNYKNQRTSLYGTSVGQNSQGSIAESSTPRSLSSHRMNTFHQPHERHAVTKVVDIQNEMDLPNLDNTMCNEDPKSGICGATLPYSRSCQKSYSRTKLPKNSAVFTSGTLHKQSSQSKPNIQDNCFTLNKPTYVHSSRGAPNLCSLRCNTIGDGFVDNNCSSKKYIGVSGVRATSPWNHTYSEIMGGISASAGLDDPVYEEIEREREREREQAALVSDLSDEDGRRNSDMSRQSSKSYGDHRPLIMAPTQNPETHNFHTALNAAFRQQLKEQTARTIAVLDGQTVVCHLQPEQNDVFNPQTIQHYSYEC, encoded by the exons ATGGCAAGATTGAGCAGTGCAAATGTAAAACTTGTATTCTTCTTGTTGACTGTTTTATTTCCTGTCACCTTAGCTaaag ttCAATTTATAGATACTTCTCGTTATGATACTGTTTATGCCTGTGAGGGAAAACCTCTTAAATTGGAATGTAAAGATGGTGAAATCATTCATTTGGATAGAGCTATATATGGTAGATATTCTATTACTGTTTGCAATGATCACGGTAATACGGACTGGAGTGTCAATTGCATGTCCACAAATACTTTACCATTACTGCAAGccag atgtaACGAAAAAAGGAATTGCAGCATACAAGCAAACACAAGTTTATTTTCTGATCCATGTCCCGGTACTATGAAGTATCTTGAGGCACAATATCATTGTGTTCCAG CATCGCTATCAACTACAACACTCAGACCAAATCCTCCTTGGTTAATAACATCTCAACCCAGTGTTTGGAATGCAGATAAATTATTGACTCTGAAACCTGCTACACCAATCCCACCAATTTTATCATCACCGCAATTAGATGATATTGTTGGGTCTAGTGTAGAAGAAGAGCCTGTATCAGTTTCTATTACTACCACAAGTACAACTACAGCTGCTACACCAGAAGTTTCtattgttgttaataattttaaagaaaataattccaAGACTGATAATGAACAACATTTACaatcaa cagGGGCAATAACGACTGAATGGATTGTACCTACCAGTGATTTACCACCACAGTTAAGCATAATTGATGTTGAAGGAATGGATGATAGATTATCATTCTCATGTCCTCCTGAAACATCAAGAAGTTTATTTTGGAATTGGACTAAATCAGGAGAAGAAGCTGTACAACCATGTCCTGGTGGTGCTGCTGGTCTCGCTAG aTGGAGATGTCAGACCTATATTAAAGGAGTAACATTTAGATCACCTCCTACACCGGATCTGTCAGAGTGTCGTTCAGTATGGTTATCAAGTTTAGAAGGCAGACTTCATCAAGGAGAttctattattagtattgCAAATGATCTATCACaa gtaactgATAGTAAACCATTATATGGAGGTGATATGAtgacaacaacaaaaatgttaCGAGATGTAGCTCAAAAGATGGAAAAAGATATGGTTACTTTTCCTGATAAGCAACAACAGGAAGCTATGGTTACAGATTTATTACAATGTGTAGTTCGGATTGGTAGCAATTTGCTTAATGCTTCTCAATATCCTTCATGGAAAGACTTGACGTTTAGTGAACAAATGCGTGTAGCAACAAGTTTATTAATTGGTTTAGAAGAAAATTCATTTCTACTTGCTGATATAATGATGAAGGAAAAGACAATCACTCATAGTGTTCAAAATATCC tgttgAGTGTAAGAGTTATTGCTACACAAAATGTTGACACCGAAGTATTTCCACATTCATATTCATCTAATACTGGTTTTTTCATGAACAATACATGGTTACAATTGCATAGAACAGCATTGCTTGAGAATAGTGAAGCAGGATTTATAAGGCTTGTTTACATAGCATTTGATAgtctagaaaatattttacaacctCAATCAGCCAATGGTGttcgaataataaatagtaaaattatatcagcATCCCTTGGTAAAGGAAAACATATTCAATTACACCAACcagtaaaattatgttttcaacATCTTCAAATCGACAACGTTAGTAATCCTACTTGTGTATTTTGGGACTATACAGAAAA cggGTGGTCAGAAGAAGGATGTTctgtaatatattcaaatcaaaCTCATACATTATGCAAATGTAATCATTTGACAAATTTTGCTATATTGATGGATCTTAAAAATTCTGGCAGTGAACCTTTAAGCATTGCATCAAATAATATGGTCATGTACATAAGTTGCATATTTTCTggaatttgttttcttttggCAGCAATTACTCTACAACTGActgttaaa tcGAATCGAAcagtaattttgaaaaatgtatttttttgccTTTTCTTggttgaatgtttttttatgtttggaaTCACacaagaaaatattgtatttatttgtacaattatggcagcaattttacatattttgctgCTGTGTTCATTTACATGGACACTAATTGAAG gtTTTCATTTATATGCTACATTAATTGAAGCATTTGACTCTGAAAAATTGCAAatgcgtttatattatttagttggtTATGGTGTTCCATTGACAGTTGTTATTGTAGCTTGTTATATGGATAAcacttatatctataatacaaataattcttTCTGCCTTCAagcaaatactattattatttatagtataatgtttGTGGTTTCA GTAAATCTAGTCTTTCTGTgtctatcattatatattattaaaagtaattctTCTATGATGTCAGTCAAATGCaaagaaaatgttaaaataacatcTCTGAA gatGTGGTTGAAAAgtgctattttattatttgttttcataacATCAACATGGACATTAGCATTTCTATATATAGCATCATATTCGAcatttatgttgtatttattttcagcgGTAAATTGTTCACAGggattgttaataataatactttattgtattaaaaataattca gtgtataaagttttttctgagttaacaataatttcatttttaccgTGGCAATGCTGCTTAATAAATTCTACACCGGAATTGAatctcaattataaaaatcaaaggaCTAGTTTATATGGTACGTCAGTTGGCCAAAACAGTCAAGGTAGTATAGCCGAGTCTTCAACACCAAGATCTCTGTCATCTCATAGAATGAAT aCATTCCATCAACCTCATGAGCGACATGCCGTGACTAAAGTTGTTGATATCCAAAATGAAATGGATCTGCCAAATTTGGATAATACAATGTGTAATGAAGATCCAAAATCTGGAATATGTGGTGCGACGTTACCCTACTCCCGTTCTTGCCAAAAAAGTTATTCACGTACCAAATTGCCAAAAAATTCTGCTGTATTTACCAGTGGTACTCTTCATAAACAGTCATctcaa agcaAACCAAACATCCAAgataattgttttactttaaaCAAACCCACTTATGTACATAGTAGTCGTGGAGCACCTAACCTATGCTCACTTCGATGTAATACTATTGGTGATGGTTTTGTTGACAACAATTgttcatcaaaaaaatacattggaGTTAGTGGTGTACGAGCTACTAGTCCATGGAATCACACATATTCTGAAATTATGGGAGGCATATCTGCATCTGCTGGATTAGATGATCCGGTATATGAAGAGATAGAACGTGAACGAGAGCGAGAACGAGAACAAGCTGCTCTTGTGTCTGATTTGAGTGACGAAGATGGTCGACGAAACAGTGATATGAGTCGTCAGTCATCAAAGAGCTATGGAGATCATAGGCCACTTATTATGGCTCCCACACAAAATCCAGAAACTCATAATTTTCATACAGCTCTCAATGCAGCATTTAGGCAGCAGCTTAAAGAACAAACAGCCAGAACAATTGCTGTATTGGATGGGCAAACTGTTGTGTGTCATTTGCAACCTGAGCAAAATGATGTGTTTAACCCCCAGACTATTCAACATTATTCATACGAATGTTGA
- the LOC113558435 gene encoding latrophilin Cirl isoform X2: MARLSSANVKLVFFLLTVLFPVTLAKDTSRYDTVYACEGKPLKLECKDGEIIHLDRAIYGRYSITVCNDHGNTDWSVNCMSTNTLPLLQARCNEKRNCSIQANTSLFSDPCPGTMKYLEAQYHCVPASLSTTTLRPNPPWLITSQPSVWNADKLLTLKPATPIPPILSSPQLDDIVGSSVEEEPVSVSITTTSTTTAATPEVSIVVNNFKENNSKTDNEQHLQSTGAITTEWIVPTSDLPPQLSIIDVEGMDDRLSFSCPPETSRSLFWNWTKSGEEAVQPCPGGAAGLARWRCQTYIKGVTFRSPPTPDLSECRSVWLSSLEGRLHQGDSIISIANDLSQVTDSKPLYGGDMMTTTKMLRDVAQKMEKDMVTFPDKQQQEAMVTDLLQCVVRIGSNLLNASQYPSWKDLTFSEQMRVATSLLIGLEENSFLLADIMMKEKTITHSVQNILLSVRVIATQNVDTEVFPHSYSSNTGFFMNNTWLQLHRTALLENSEAGFIRLVYIAFDSLENILQPQSANGVRIINSKIISASLGKGKHIQLHQPVKLCFQHLQIDNVSNPTCVFWDYTENGWSEEGCSVIYSNQTHTLCKCNHLTNFAILMDLKNSGSEPLSIASNNMVMYISCIFSGICFLLAAITLQLTVKSNRTVILKNVFFCLFLVECFFMFGITQENIVFICTIMAAILHILLLCSFTWTLIEGFHLYATLIEAFDSEKLQMRLYYLVGYGVPLTVVIVACYMDNTYIYNTNNSFCLQANTIIIYSIMFVVSVNLVFLCLSLYIIKSNSSMMSVKCKENVKITSLKMWLKSAILLFVFITSTWTLAFLYIASYSTFMLYLFSAVNCSQGLLIIILYCIKNNSVYKVFSELTIISFLPWQCCLINSTPELNLNYKNQRTSLYGTSVGQNSQGSIAESSTPRSLSSHRMNTFHQPHERHAVTKVVDIQNEMDLPNLDNTMCNEDPKSGICGATLPYSRSCQKSYSRTKLPKNSAVFTSGTLHKQSSQSKPNIQDNCFTLNKPTYVHSSRGAPNLCSLRCNTIGDGFVDNNCSSKKYIGVSGVRATSPWNHTYSEIMGGISASAGLDDPVYEEIEREREREREQAALVSDLSDEDGRRNSDMSRQSSKSYGDHRPLIMAPTQNPETHNFHTALNAAFRQQLKEQTARTIAVLDGQTVVCHLQPEQNDVFNPQTIQHYSYEC; the protein is encoded by the exons ATGGCAAGATTGAGCAGTGCAAATGTAAAACTTGTATTCTTCTTGTTGACTGTTTTATTTCCTGTCACCTTAGCTaaag ATACTTCTCGTTATGATACTGTTTATGCCTGTGAGGGAAAACCTCTTAAATTGGAATGTAAAGATGGTGAAATCATTCATTTGGATAGAGCTATATATGGTAGATATTCTATTACTGTTTGCAATGATCACGGTAATACGGACTGGAGTGTCAATTGCATGTCCACAAATACTTTACCATTACTGCAAGccag atgtaACGAAAAAAGGAATTGCAGCATACAAGCAAACACAAGTTTATTTTCTGATCCATGTCCCGGTACTATGAAGTATCTTGAGGCACAATATCATTGTGTTCCAG CATCGCTATCAACTACAACACTCAGACCAAATCCTCCTTGGTTAATAACATCTCAACCCAGTGTTTGGAATGCAGATAAATTATTGACTCTGAAACCTGCTACACCAATCCCACCAATTTTATCATCACCGCAATTAGATGATATTGTTGGGTCTAGTGTAGAAGAAGAGCCTGTATCAGTTTCTATTACTACCACAAGTACAACTACAGCTGCTACACCAGAAGTTTCtattgttgttaataattttaaagaaaataattccaAGACTGATAATGAACAACATTTACaatcaa cagGGGCAATAACGACTGAATGGATTGTACCTACCAGTGATTTACCACCACAGTTAAGCATAATTGATGTTGAAGGAATGGATGATAGATTATCATTCTCATGTCCTCCTGAAACATCAAGAAGTTTATTTTGGAATTGGACTAAATCAGGAGAAGAAGCTGTACAACCATGTCCTGGTGGTGCTGCTGGTCTCGCTAG aTGGAGATGTCAGACCTATATTAAAGGAGTAACATTTAGATCACCTCCTACACCGGATCTGTCAGAGTGTCGTTCAGTATGGTTATCAAGTTTAGAAGGCAGACTTCATCAAGGAGAttctattattagtattgCAAATGATCTATCACaa gtaactgATAGTAAACCATTATATGGAGGTGATATGAtgacaacaacaaaaatgttaCGAGATGTAGCTCAAAAGATGGAAAAAGATATGGTTACTTTTCCTGATAAGCAACAACAGGAAGCTATGGTTACAGATTTATTACAATGTGTAGTTCGGATTGGTAGCAATTTGCTTAATGCTTCTCAATATCCTTCATGGAAAGACTTGACGTTTAGTGAACAAATGCGTGTAGCAACAAGTTTATTAATTGGTTTAGAAGAAAATTCATTTCTACTTGCTGATATAATGATGAAGGAAAAGACAATCACTCATAGTGTTCAAAATATCC tgttgAGTGTAAGAGTTATTGCTACACAAAATGTTGACACCGAAGTATTTCCACATTCATATTCATCTAATACTGGTTTTTTCATGAACAATACATGGTTACAATTGCATAGAACAGCATTGCTTGAGAATAGTGAAGCAGGATTTATAAGGCTTGTTTACATAGCATTTGATAgtctagaaaatattttacaacctCAATCAGCCAATGGTGttcgaataataaatagtaaaattatatcagcATCCCTTGGTAAAGGAAAACATATTCAATTACACCAACcagtaaaattatgttttcaacATCTTCAAATCGACAACGTTAGTAATCCTACTTGTGTATTTTGGGACTATACAGAAAA cggGTGGTCAGAAGAAGGATGTTctgtaatatattcaaatcaaaCTCATACATTATGCAAATGTAATCATTTGACAAATTTTGCTATATTGATGGATCTTAAAAATTCTGGCAGTGAACCTTTAAGCATTGCATCAAATAATATGGTCATGTACATAAGTTGCATATTTTCTggaatttgttttcttttggCAGCAATTACTCTACAACTGActgttaaa tcGAATCGAAcagtaattttgaaaaatgtatttttttgccTTTTCTTggttgaatgtttttttatgtttggaaTCACacaagaaaatattgtatttatttgtacaattatggcagcaattttacatattttgctgCTGTGTTCATTTACATGGACACTAATTGAAG gtTTTCATTTATATGCTACATTAATTGAAGCATTTGACTCTGAAAAATTGCAAatgcgtttatattatttagttggtTATGGTGTTCCATTGACAGTTGTTATTGTAGCTTGTTATATGGATAAcacttatatctataatacaaataattcttTCTGCCTTCAagcaaatactattattatttatagtataatgtttGTGGTTTCA GTAAATCTAGTCTTTCTGTgtctatcattatatattattaaaagtaattctTCTATGATGTCAGTCAAATGCaaagaaaatgttaaaataacatcTCTGAA gatGTGGTTGAAAAgtgctattttattatttgttttcataacATCAACATGGACATTAGCATTTCTATATATAGCATCATATTCGAcatttatgttgtatttattttcagcgGTAAATTGTTCACAGggattgttaataataatactttattgtattaaaaataattca gtgtataaagttttttctgagttaacaataatttcatttttaccgTGGCAATGCTGCTTAATAAATTCTACACCGGAATTGAatctcaattataaaaatcaaaggaCTAGTTTATATGGTACGTCAGTTGGCCAAAACAGTCAAGGTAGTATAGCCGAGTCTTCAACACCAAGATCTCTGTCATCTCATAGAATGAAT aCATTCCATCAACCTCATGAGCGACATGCCGTGACTAAAGTTGTTGATATCCAAAATGAAATGGATCTGCCAAATTTGGATAATACAATGTGTAATGAAGATCCAAAATCTGGAATATGTGGTGCGACGTTACCCTACTCCCGTTCTTGCCAAAAAAGTTATTCACGTACCAAATTGCCAAAAAATTCTGCTGTATTTACCAGTGGTACTCTTCATAAACAGTCATctcaa agcaAACCAAACATCCAAgataattgttttactttaaaCAAACCCACTTATGTACATAGTAGTCGTGGAGCACCTAACCTATGCTCACTTCGATGTAATACTATTGGTGATGGTTTTGTTGACAACAATTgttcatcaaaaaaatacattggaGTTAGTGGTGTACGAGCTACTAGTCCATGGAATCACACATATTCTGAAATTATGGGAGGCATATCTGCATCTGCTGGATTAGATGATCCGGTATATGAAGAGATAGAACGTGAACGAGAGCGAGAACGAGAACAAGCTGCTCTTGTGTCTGATTTGAGTGACGAAGATGGTCGACGAAACAGTGATATGAGTCGTCAGTCATCAAAGAGCTATGGAGATCATAGGCCACTTATTATGGCTCCCACACAAAATCCAGAAACTCATAATTTTCATACAGCTCTCAATGCAGCATTTAGGCAGCAGCTTAAAGAACAAACAGCCAGAACAATTGCTGTATTGGATGGGCAAACTGTTGTGTGTCATTTGCAACCTGAGCAAAATGATGTGTTTAACCCCCAGACTATTCAACATTATTCATACGAATGTTGA